One window of the Stegostoma tigrinum isolate sSteTig4 chromosome 16, sSteTig4.hap1, whole genome shotgun sequence genome contains the following:
- the LOC132210658 gene encoding probable G-protein coupled receptor 139 has translation MKYPFNPFPTLAEVEFIYCPVLGAIGVPVNLLTIAILSRRTCGLTKCVNHYLVAMAVVDLLVVTSDIILRWFIIYFPVSFLDITPVCTLVRVLMIGSTVCSVWLTVAFTFDRFVAICSKKLRTKYCTEKIALMVIGTVSVLGYLESIPWFFKYKAKYTFNNLEWFCITKPEYYTSTFWTVYVLLHRFLTPLVPFLLIVLFNILTVRHIFMASKARRRLQMVTGREGPSDPEIERRTKSIILVFAISGSFIMLWLINVICFIHQKIALVYDLYPPSPTTGTIGYLLQLLSTCTNTCIYTMTQSQFREQLKTVVKYPFSLILSTTKP, from the exons ATGAAATATCCATtcaatccatttccaacactcGCTGAAGTTGAATTCATTTACTGCCCTGTACTTGGGGCTATCGGAGTGCCCG TTAATTTATTGACAATCGCAATCCTATCTCGGAGAACCTGTGGACTCACCAAATGTGTCAATCATTACTTGGTGGCCATGGCCGTAGTGGACCTTCTGGTTGTCACCAGCGACATAATCTTGAGATGGTTTATCATTTACTTTCCAGTTTCTTTCCTGGATATTACTCCCGTATGTACTTTGGTAAGAGTGCTGATGATTGGCTCCACAGTCTGTTCAGTGTGGCTCACAgttgctttcacctttgatcgatttgtggccatttgttctAAGAAGCTAAGAACAAAATACTGCACTGAGAAAATAGCACTCATGGTTATTGGAACAGTGAGTGTACTGGGCTATTTGGAAAGCATTCCCTGGTTCTTCAAGTACAAAGCTAAATACACCTTCAATAACCTGGAGTGGTTTTGCATTACAAAACCAGAATATTACACTTCAACCTTCTGGACTGTATATGTACTCCTCCATCGCTTCCTAACTCCTTTAGTTCCATTCCTTTTGATTGTTCTCTTTAATATTCTGACAGTCAGGCACATCTTCATGGCAAGTaaagcccgcaggagactccagatGGTAACTGGTAGGGAAGGTCCAAGCGACCCCGAGATAGAAAGGCGCACAAAGTCCATCATTTTAGTCTTCGCTATCTCAGGCAGTTTTATCATGTTATGGTTAATCAATGTTATATGTTTCATCCATCAGAAAATTGCATTGGTGTATGATTTATATCCACCTTCACCCACAACTGGTACCATTGGATACCTGCTCCAGCTCCTCAGCACCTGCACAAATACTTGCATCTACACAATGACCCAGAGTCAGTTCCGAGAGCAGTTAAAAACAGTTGTCAAATATCCTTTCAGTTTGATACTGAGTACGACCAAACCATGA